One Novipirellula artificiosorum DNA segment encodes these proteins:
- a CDS encoding 3-keto-disaccharide hydrolase: MSLRLNLLGALSLTIGLVSFAQDDIKPDPNRLAAERTTQILQSATWTNLFNGQDLTGWSGDTKGYIVENGTLVCKKGGKNLRTDKAYSDFALEFEFKLDESGNNGIGIRVPNGGHPASDGMEIQILDHNGSRYSGEAEMAGGTSRKLSWLKPWQYHGSIYGITPAKTGYLRPVGQWNRETIIAIDDHIMVILNGAVIVDTFLDQTTAVDGGVHKGMKNKSGHIFLAGHNDRVEFRSLRIADYSPSPALPRTKGDNTPPDGFRMLFNGKDLTGWKGLAHKDANERRKLSGDALQAAQATADQSMAEHWSVVDGILTYDGKGQSLCTARDFGDFELYLDWKIPAGADSGIYLRGTPQIQIWDPWDARVKAGSELPSTPQQWVAAYRNGRNLGSGGLWNNKRWRNAPTVLADNPPGQWNTFLIRMVGEKVTIWLNKKQIVDRVVLENYWDKTGLTSIPRSDQIELQHHGSELYFKNLYLRELPY; encoded by the coding sequence ATGTCATTGAGACTTAATCTTCTCGGCGCTCTCTCACTCACAATCGGCCTTGTCAGCTTTGCTCAGGACGATATCAAACCTGATCCCAATCGCTTGGCTGCAGAACGCACGACACAAATTTTGCAATCCGCCACCTGGACCAACCTGTTCAACGGGCAAGATCTAACCGGATGGAGCGGTGACACCAAAGGCTACATCGTCGAGAACGGTACCCTCGTTTGCAAGAAGGGTGGCAAGAACCTTCGCACCGACAAAGCTTACAGCGACTTTGCTTTGGAGTTTGAATTCAAACTGGACGAAAGCGGCAACAATGGGATCGGCATCCGAGTTCCCAACGGCGGGCATCCAGCTAGCGACGGCATGGAGATTCAGATCTTGGATCACAACGGCAGCCGCTACAGTGGTGAAGCCGAAATGGCTGGCGGCACATCACGCAAACTCAGTTGGCTAAAACCGTGGCAATACCACGGATCGATTTACGGAATCACCCCAGCGAAAACGGGCTACTTAAGACCGGTCGGGCAATGGAACCGAGAAACCATCATCGCGATTGACGATCACATTATGGTGATTCTCAATGGAGCCGTGATTGTCGACACGTTTCTGGATCAAACTACTGCCGTGGACGGCGGGGTTCACAAGGGGATGAAGAACAAATCGGGGCACATTTTTTTGGCAGGCCACAACGACCGTGTTGAATTTCGCAGCCTTCGAATCGCTGACTACTCCCCCTCACCCGCACTCCCTCGGACGAAGGGCGACAACACGCCGCCCGATGGTTTCCGCATGCTGTTCAACGGCAAGGACTTGACGGGATGGAAAGGACTGGCGCACAAGGACGCGAACGAGCGCCGCAAGTTGTCCGGCGATGCATTGCAGGCTGCACAGGCAACGGCCGATCAATCCATGGCCGAGCATTGGAGCGTCGTCGACGGTATCTTGACCTACGATGGCAAAGGCCAGAGCCTTTGTACGGCGAGAGACTTTGGCGACTTTGAACTCTATCTGGACTGGAAAATCCCAGCCGGTGCCGACTCCGGTATTTACTTGCGTGGAACGCCTCAAATTCAAATCTGGGACCCGTGGGATGCCCGTGTGAAAGCGGGCTCGGAGTTACCGAGCACGCCGCAGCAATGGGTGGCGGCTTACCGAAATGGCCGCAATTTGGGATCGGGCGGACTTTGGAACAACAAACGCTGGCGAAATGCTCCCACGGTTCTGGCCGATAATCCACCGGGCCAGTGGAACACCTTCCTGATCCGCATGGTAGGTGAAAAGGTCACGATCTGGCTCAACAAGAAGCAGATCGTCGATCGTGTTGTGTTAGAAAACTACTGGGACAAAACTGGCCTGACCTCCATCCCCCGGTCCGACCAAATCGAACTCCAACACCACGGTAGCGAACTCTACTTCAAGAACCTCTACCTTCGAGAGTTGCCCTATTAG
- a CDS encoding sulfatase codes for MPNQEMFRILSALAIALCCSFTTSLATAPTPTPARLNVLFLISDDLTSTALSCYGNTVCQTPNIDALAARGTRFTRAYCQGTYCGPSRASFMSGYYPHATGVLGYTNPRPQIGDCPMWPEHFKNHGYYTARVSKIFHMGVPGGIETGGDGADDARSWTERFNSPGPEWKAAGDGETLENNPDGTKPVVGGNTFVVVEADEGDLAHSDGKTSQQASALIQSHADEPFWIGVGFVRPHVPFVAPRSYFQPFKPYENLTLPPRVVDDWNDTPLAGINYKTSVNMKMDLRRQKKALGGYYASVSFIDAQVGKVLAALRDSGLEEKTIVIFTSDHGYHLGEHDFWAKVSLREESASVPLIISVPGKRPAVCNSFVELLDLYPTLSHLCGLDVPQNLQGKDISRMFDDPRHVVRDAAFSVAPMRQGFLIRENRWAYLQYGEEGSKGIELFDMAADPNQFTNLAQSEDHTEIVARLRSRLAKKLTEVRDNDLGSPPRSTRAR; via the coding sequence ATGCCCAACCAAGAGATGTTCAGAATCCTGTCGGCTTTGGCCATCGCGTTGTGTTGCTCGTTCACAACATCGCTTGCAACCGCGCCGACCCCCACGCCAGCTCGCCTCAACGTTTTGTTTCTCATTTCGGACGACCTGACCTCAACGGCGTTGTCCTGTTATGGAAACACGGTCTGCCAAACACCAAACATTGACGCGCTCGCTGCCAGGGGGACACGATTCACTCGTGCCTATTGTCAGGGAACGTATTGCGGTCCTTCGCGAGCGTCGTTCATGTCCGGGTACTATCCCCATGCAACCGGCGTCCTGGGTTACACCAATCCGCGACCGCAGATCGGAGATTGCCCGATGTGGCCGGAACACTTCAAGAACCATGGCTACTACACGGCGAGAGTCAGCAAGATCTTTCACATGGGCGTACCGGGCGGCATCGAGACGGGTGGTGACGGAGCGGATGACGCGCGTTCGTGGACCGAGCGGTTCAACAGTCCGGGCCCCGAGTGGAAGGCGGCAGGCGATGGCGAGACGCTGGAAAACAATCCCGACGGGACCAAGCCAGTGGTCGGCGGGAACACGTTTGTTGTTGTGGAGGCAGATGAGGGAGACCTTGCACACTCCGATGGTAAAACCTCACAACAAGCGTCTGCGCTGATCCAATCGCACGCCGACGAACCCTTTTGGATTGGCGTTGGCTTCGTTCGACCCCACGTTCCATTCGTCGCGCCGCGGTCCTACTTCCAACCGTTCAAACCTTACGAGAATCTTACACTTCCGCCACGCGTTGTTGACGATTGGAACGATACGCCCCTGGCGGGCATCAACTATAAAACAAGTGTCAACATGAAAATGGACCTGCGACGTCAAAAGAAAGCACTCGGCGGGTACTACGCATCCGTTTCTTTCATCGATGCGCAGGTCGGCAAGGTACTTGCAGCACTACGGGACTCGGGACTGGAGGAAAAGACAATCGTCATTTTCACGAGCGATCACGGCTATCACCTTGGTGAACATGATTTCTGGGCCAAAGTTTCGCTGCGAGAGGAGTCTGCGTCGGTACCCTTGATCATCAGCGTCCCAGGTAAGCGGCCAGCGGTTTGCAACAGCTTCGTGGAATTACTCGACTTGTACCCGACCCTTTCCCATCTATGTGGTCTGGATGTGCCGCAAAACTTGCAGGGCAAGGATATTTCGCGGATGTTCGATGATCCCCGTCACGTGGTTCGTGATGCCGCGTTCAGTGTCGCGCCGATGCGTCAAGGTTTTCTGATTCGCGAAAACCGATGGGCGTATCTTCAATATGGTGAAGAGGGTTCCAAGGGAATTGAGTTGTTCGACATGGCCGCCGATCCGAATCAATTCACGAACCTGGCACAGTCCGAGGATCATACGGAAATCGTTGCACGTCTGCGAAGTAGGCTCGCAAAGAAGCTAACGGAAGTTCGCGATAACGACCTCGGGTCGCCCCCGCGATCGACCAGGGCCCGTTAG
- a CDS encoding DUF1552 domain-containing protein, with protein MNDARLLRINRRCLLRAAGVSVTLPPMASLDSCLGNSQQQPTSSMKMVCIGNSFGMYPEEFFPKAGGPDYELPRLLEPLKPHRRGFTVFSHLDHGIKGGHFAVHSFLSGVKTDEARSMPDGMLSLDQRAAEHVGSRSRFPSLTLGSDSGLHGGCRMCWTRSGARVPPITNPKALFQKLFVDGDAKDRAHAQQQFQLRGSILDAVCGEAQSMQKHLDGRDKAKLDEYFSSIRDVEKKLQQDENWRTVAKPTVEYPEPEMKGIVEDLPVLFDLIVLALQTNSTRVATLEISSEHFDTGFLGLKAGYHAISHHGKKPETIEQLLTIEQYQMEQLARFLSKLKSVTADDASGALFDSTMVLFGSGMGNGNAHTNTNLPILLAGGGFQHGEHKIYPAGRNVPLSNLYLSMLQRFGVETDSFSKSTGTLRGLEVV; from the coding sequence ATGAATGATGCACGTCTTCTTCGTATCAATCGCCGCTGTCTCCTTCGTGCGGCGGGCGTCAGTGTGACACTGCCTCCGATGGCATCGCTGGATTCGTGTCTTGGTAACTCTCAGCAGCAACCAACATCCAGCATGAAAATGGTTTGTATCGGTAACTCATTTGGAATGTACCCCGAAGAGTTCTTTCCGAAAGCAGGCGGTCCCGATTATGAGTTACCCCGGTTGCTCGAACCGCTCAAACCTCATCGTCGCGGCTTCACGGTTTTCTCGCACCTCGACCACGGCATCAAAGGCGGGCATTTCGCCGTCCATTCGTTCTTGAGTGGCGTGAAGACCGACGAGGCACGGTCGATGCCCGATGGAATGCTGAGCCTCGACCAGCGCGCCGCCGAGCACGTCGGTTCCCGTTCGCGGTTTCCGTCGTTGACCCTCGGTTCTGATTCGGGGCTGCATGGCGGTTGCCGGATGTGTTGGACTCGATCCGGTGCCCGCGTCCCGCCGATCACCAACCCGAAAGCACTGTTCCAGAAACTATTTGTCGACGGCGACGCGAAAGATCGAGCGCACGCTCAACAGCAATTTCAACTGCGTGGCTCCATCCTCGACGCGGTTTGCGGCGAGGCGCAGTCGATGCAGAAGCATCTGGATGGACGCGACAAAGCCAAACTTGACGAGTACTTCAGCTCCATTCGCGATGTCGAAAAGAAACTGCAACAAGACGAGAACTGGCGGACGGTTGCCAAGCCAACGGTGGAGTACCCCGAACCGGAAATGAAAGGCATCGTCGAAGACCTGCCGGTGCTGTTCGACTTGATCGTTCTGGCGCTGCAAACCAATTCGACTCGGGTCGCCACATTAGAAATTTCCAGCGAACATTTTGATACAGGTTTTTTAGGGCTAAAAGCGGGATACCATGCGATCTCGCACCACGGCAAGAAACCTGAAACCATTGAGCAATTGTTGACCATCGAGCAGTACCAAATGGAGCAACTTGCTCGCTTTCTTAGCAAACTGAAATCAGTGACCGCTGATGACGCATCCGGTGCGTTGTTTGACAGTACGATGGTTCTTTTCGGCAGCGGCATGGGCAACGGTAACGCGCACACCAACACAAATTTGCCAATTTTGCTCGCTGGAGGCGGTTTCCAGCACGGAGAACACAAAATTTACCCCGCAGGCCGCAATGTCCCACTTTCGAATCTGTACTTGTCGATGTTGCAGCGGTTTGGTGTTGAAACGGATTCGTTCAGCAAGAGCACCGGCACGCTCCGTGGTCTGGAAGTGGTCTGA
- a CDS encoding DUF1592 domain-containing protein encodes MIRTSLAAILLSVATLPADKILAVDFDSKQAFATYCTGCHGAEEQKGERRFDQLRFPIVDNDTLVETQDAIDQLVLGDMPPDDSDQPDENTRQKLIEYLRTQTEQYHQSQTTTGGETVLRRLNRREYLNTVRDLFQLNTQMFDPSRNFPQDDLIDHFDNVGNRLATTGFLLEQHLIAADQVIEKAFAPETKPVIQHWHFKAPFIQQQELEYAHREAFDSKYLCVHETNNSENHWGEYAPILKFRDGAPHHGRYEIQVLVEGQNRDHPHPSHQVDIDKDEPMLMGIIPGNPNLGKLSDPQPFETRLAVIEVPDGKPQWFTRTIWLDQGFSPRFTYLNGPSNARNLQSRIGLKMLKEQGRKMERFGEHYVQALKEGKLPHLRIHEIKIKGPIYDAWPPPSRQTILGEQAFTRDRIEEIVTRFMAKAYRRDVAPAEVDQMLSVARRSEAAGRTAYESLKDTLTAVLCAPGFLYLDEKPDAPNSTKLSDVALANRLSYFLWSSMPDDALVVAASEGSIRAPKRLRSEVDRMLQDPKASEFYAGFCDSWLGLRELGGMPPDRNEFSPYYSKDLRPLMLQETRLFLRHLVEENLSLLNCLDSDFTFVNRTLGRFYGMPDMKGYTFRKVTLHNKHRGGLLGHASVLTVTANGIETSPVTRGVWVLENLFGTPPSPPPDNVEPLDPDTRGTKTIREQLAKHRNVPACNECHRRIDPPGFALESYDPIGRWRTHYAKNQKIDASGQFVNGDKFEDIVELKQLLLAREDQFTRTEIEKLLVYGTGRQIEATDRPEIDRLVSEAKKNEYRFRDTLQSVIESSIFQSR; translated from the coding sequence TTGATCCGAACGTCCCTTGCAGCGATCCTTCTAAGTGTCGCAACGTTACCTGCCGACAAGATCCTTGCCGTGGACTTCGATTCAAAGCAAGCCTTCGCGACCTATTGCACGGGTTGTCACGGAGCTGAGGAACAAAAGGGCGAACGTCGCTTCGATCAGTTGCGATTCCCGATCGTGGACAACGACACATTGGTCGAGACTCAAGACGCGATCGATCAACTCGTTCTCGGCGACATGCCGCCTGATGATTCCGATCAACCAGACGAGAACACGCGGCAGAAGTTGATTGAGTATCTACGCACGCAAACCGAGCAGTACCACCAGTCGCAGACGACTACGGGCGGTGAAACGGTGCTTCGTCGCTTGAATCGACGTGAGTATCTGAATACCGTTCGCGATTTGTTTCAGTTGAACACGCAGATGTTTGATCCGTCACGAAACTTTCCGCAAGACGATCTGATCGATCATTTTGACAACGTGGGCAATCGCTTAGCGACCACCGGTTTCTTGCTCGAACAGCATCTGATCGCTGCCGATCAAGTGATTGAAAAAGCGTTTGCACCGGAAACGAAACCGGTTATTCAGCACTGGCACTTCAAAGCGCCCTTCATCCAACAGCAGGAACTGGAATACGCACACCGCGAAGCGTTTGATTCAAAGTACTTGTGCGTTCACGAGACGAACAATTCGGAAAACCATTGGGGCGAGTACGCGCCGATCCTGAAGTTCCGTGATGGAGCACCTCACCATGGTCGCTATGAAATCCAAGTGCTCGTGGAAGGCCAAAACCGTGATCATCCGCACCCAAGTCATCAAGTCGACATCGACAAGGATGAGCCCATGTTGATGGGGATCATTCCCGGCAATCCGAATTTGGGAAAGCTCTCTGATCCGCAACCGTTTGAAACGCGGTTGGCTGTAATCGAGGTTCCCGATGGCAAACCACAGTGGTTCACACGAACCATTTGGTTGGACCAAGGGTTCTCGCCTCGATTTACCTATCTCAATGGCCCGTCAAATGCCCGAAACCTCCAGTCCCGAATCGGCCTGAAAATGCTGAAAGAGCAGGGGCGAAAGATGGAGCGGTTTGGGGAGCATTATGTGCAAGCACTCAAAGAGGGCAAGCTGCCGCATCTGCGCATCCATGAAATCAAAATCAAGGGTCCGATCTATGATGCATGGCCGCCACCCAGCCGCCAAACGATTCTTGGCGAGCAAGCGTTTACGCGTGATCGCATCGAGGAAATCGTCACGCGGTTTATGGCGAAGGCCTATCGTCGCGATGTCGCGCCGGCCGAAGTCGATCAAATGCTGAGTGTAGCTCGTCGCAGCGAAGCCGCAGGACGAACAGCCTACGAATCGCTCAAGGACACGCTCACGGCGGTACTTTGTGCGCCCGGGTTCTTGTATCTCGACGAGAAACCGGACGCCCCGAATTCGACGAAGTTGTCCGATGTCGCGTTGGCCAATCGACTTTCCTATTTCTTGTGGTCGTCCATGCCGGATGATGCACTGGTGGTTGCTGCCAGCGAGGGTTCGATTCGTGCTCCGAAGCGTTTGCGATCGGAAGTCGATCGGATGTTACAAGATCCGAAAGCATCGGAATTCTATGCCGGCTTTTGCGACAGTTGGTTAGGTCTGCGAGAACTCGGCGGTATGCCACCCGACCGGAATGAGTTTTCTCCCTACTACAGCAAAGACCTGCGCCCGTTGATGTTGCAGGAAACCAGGTTGTTCTTGCGTCACTTGGTAGAAGAAAACCTCAGTCTATTGAATTGCCTTGATTCCGATTTCACCTTCGTCAATCGGACGCTGGGACGGTTCTACGGCATGCCCGATATGAAGGGCTACACGTTTCGGAAAGTAACGCTTCATAACAAACATCGCGGCGGGCTGCTTGGCCATGCCAGTGTGCTGACGGTCACCGCGAACGGAATCGAAACGTCACCGGTAACCCGTGGTGTCTGGGTGTTGGAGAACCTTTTCGGCACACCGCCGTCGCCACCGCCTGATAATGTAGAACCCCTTGATCCCGATACACGCGGTACAAAGACCATTCGCGAACAACTCGCCAAACATCGCAACGTTCCAGCGTGCAACGAGTGCCATCGCCGCATCGACCCGCCTGGATTTGCACTCGAAAGCTACGACCCGATCGGCCGTTGGCGAACGCACTACGCCAAAAACCAGAAGATTGATGCGTCGGGGCAGTTTGTGAACGGCGACAAGTTCGAAGACATCGTCGAACTGAAGCAGCTGTTGTTGGCTCGTGAGGATCAATTCACGCGGACCGAGATTGAAAAGCTGCTCGTCTACGGTACCGGACGTCAAATCGAAGCCACGGATCGCCCTGAGATCGACCGCTTGGTCAGCGAGGCCAAGAAGAACGAATACCGTTTCCGAGACACACTCCAATCAGTCATCGAAAGCTCCATCTTTCAGTCACGGTAA
- a CDS encoding alpha-L-fucosidase: protein MKLGLAALCVISGMIGSAHAAPPEVNKAKLPDAVRAEQLREMKWGMFICWSFSTFSGQEWTLTSDKDASYFKATGCDTDQWCQTAKEAGMGYILFLAKHHDGFCLWDTKTTDKKVTNSPLGIDVLAKLRESCDKHGIKLALYFSEGDWNWPAAVDGKGRGGGSHPEVKKAQLEELLTRYGPIEFWWMDHAVGTGGLSHQETVEWMHQFQPNTFVGFNHGEPAGRLCLREMGRPGELGDASATKYNKDAEAAYPGYLVAEFTYPILPPHKGGAMWFYSLPEHDNLCHPATKLFQDYQGAIEYGNIFSIDIGPNDAGKIRDIDVKTLKQVGEMIQTSAQQR, encoded by the coding sequence ATGAAATTAGGGTTAGCAGCACTGTGTGTGATATCGGGGATGATCGGATCGGCTCATGCCGCACCGCCCGAAGTCAATAAGGCTAAACTCCCCGACGCGGTCCGCGCCGAACAACTGCGTGAGATGAAGTGGGGCATGTTTATCTGTTGGTCGTTCAGTACGTTTTCGGGCCAAGAATGGACGCTGACGAGCGACAAAGATGCGTCCTACTTCAAGGCGACCGGGTGTGACACCGACCAGTGGTGCCAAACTGCGAAGGAGGCCGGTATGGGATACATTCTGTTTCTTGCCAAGCACCATGACGGGTTTTGTCTTTGGGATACGAAGACCACGGACAAGAAGGTCACCAACAGCCCGCTCGGCATCGATGTGCTGGCGAAGTTGCGGGAGTCCTGCGACAAGCACGGGATCAAGCTCGCGCTGTATTTCTCCGAGGGTGATTGGAACTGGCCCGCTGCGGTTGATGGCAAAGGCCGCGGTGGCGGCAGTCATCCTGAGGTGAAGAAGGCCCAGCTTGAAGAGCTGCTGACCCGCTACGGCCCCATCGAGTTCTGGTGGATGGATCATGCCGTTGGCACGGGGGGACTGTCACATCAAGAAACGGTTGAGTGGATGCATCAATTCCAGCCCAACACGTTCGTCGGCTTCAATCATGGGGAGCCCGCAGGTCGCCTTTGCCTGCGCGAAATGGGGCGGCCTGGAGAACTCGGTGACGCCAGCGCAACCAAGTACAACAAGGACGCCGAGGCGGCCTACCCGGGCTATCTTGTCGCCGAGTTCACGTATCCCATCCTTCCGCCGCACAAGGGCGGGGCGATGTGGTTCTACTCGTTGCCCGAGCACGACAACCTTTGTCATCCAGCGACCAAGTTGTTCCAGGACTACCAGGGGGCGATCGAATACGGCAACATCTTTTCGATCGATATCGGCCCCAACGACGCCGGCAAGATCCGAGACATCGATGTCAAGACGCTGAAACAAGTGGGTGAAATGATCCAAACGAGTGCTCAACAACGCTAA
- the moeB gene encoding molybdopterin-synthase adenylyltransferase MoeB: MNNEQALSQQEAIRYARHLSLPDVGLEGQKKLRDASVLIVGAGGLGSPVALYLAAAGVGRLGIVDFDRVDPSNLQRQIIHRTRDVGRSKVDSAAEAIHEINPFVHVDQHKHALNSENAKQIVVDYSVVIDGTDNFATRYLVNDVCVLLKIPNCYGSIFQFEGQASLFGHIQGQQRGPCYRCLYPEPPPPGAVPNCAEGGVLGVLPGIIGTIQATEAIKIILGRGESLSGRLLLLDALEMRFREMQVRRDLNCPVCGDHPTITSLIDHHRLCGPVHCGAAESPRSAQTPEIEVKELEQRMKSGNAFQLLDVREPHEYEICNLGGILIPLGRLSQRHHELDRDTPIIVHCKSGSRSAQAVSILFDLGFTDVKNLAGGLDAWSLQIDPFMPKG, translated from the coding sequence ATGAACAATGAGCAGGCTCTTTCGCAGCAAGAGGCCATCCGATACGCCCGCCATTTGAGTTTACCGGATGTCGGCTTGGAGGGACAGAAAAAGCTGCGTGATGCTTCGGTGCTGATCGTCGGTGCAGGCGGGTTGGGATCGCCGGTTGCCCTCTACCTTGCCGCTGCGGGTGTGGGACGTTTAGGGATCGTTGACTTTGATAGGGTCGATCCTTCGAATTTGCAACGCCAGATCATTCACCGTACGCGTGATGTTGGTCGATCGAAAGTCGACTCCGCTGCTGAGGCGATTCATGAAATCAATCCGTTCGTTCATGTTGATCAGCACAAGCACGCATTGAATTCCGAGAACGCCAAGCAGATCGTTGTCGACTATTCCGTCGTGATTGACGGCACCGATAACTTTGCCACGCGCTATTTGGTCAATGATGTTTGTGTTCTGCTGAAGATCCCCAATTGCTACGGTTCGATTTTCCAGTTTGAAGGGCAAGCATCCTTATTCGGGCACATTCAAGGCCAACAACGCGGCCCCTGCTATCGGTGTCTGTATCCCGAACCTCCACCGCCGGGTGCTGTGCCAAACTGTGCCGAAGGAGGCGTTTTGGGAGTGTTGCCGGGCATCATCGGAACGATCCAAGCAACCGAGGCAATCAAGATCATTCTTGGTCGAGGAGAATCGCTTTCAGGGCGATTGTTGCTTCTGGATGCCCTTGAGATGAGGTTTCGTGAAATGCAAGTTCGCCGAGACCTGAATTGCCCCGTTTGCGGCGATCATCCCACGATAACCAGTTTGATTGACCACCATCGATTATGCGGTCCCGTCCACTGCGGAGCGGCCGAATCGCCCCGCTCTGCGCAAACACCGGAGATCGAAGTGAAAGAGTTGGAACAACGAATGAAGTCGGGCAATGCCTTTCAGTTGCTCGATGTCCGGGAACCACACGAGTACGAAATTTGCAACCTTGGCGGGATCCTGATTCCGTTAGGCCGGCTATCACAGCGGCATCATGAACTGGATCGTGACACGCCGATCATCGTCCATTGCAAGTCGGGCAGCCGAAGTGCCCAGGCGGTATCGATCTTGTTTGACTTGGGCTTCACCGATGTCAAGAATTTGGCTGGAGGGCTTGATGCCTGGAGCTTACAGATCGATCCGTTCATGCCAAAGGGCTAG